The genomic stretch TGACCCACGGCTTCCCTGCGATGACCGCCTTCTTCGGCTTGATGTGGGCGCTTGCCCGTAAGCTGGAAGCGCGCGATTTGCCGCTTGCCTTCGACAGCGTCGGCGTGATCTGCCATGACTTCGATGAACAGGTTACCGAGGGCGGCTATGTGAAGGCCTTTCGCCTGACGCGCAACCCTGTGGACAAGGACGGAGGTAGCGCGGCCATCGTCGAGGAAGGCCGCATGCACATGGAGATAACCCTGATTTTTGGCGTAAGCGGCGGCTTTGTTGAACTCGACGAGAAGGATCACGAGGCGATCGCCCAAACCGTGGCACATCAACTTGCCGGCATGCGCATTGCGGGCGGCAGCGTGCTTCCAAGCCAAGACTGGCGCAGTCGCCCGGCACTCCTGCGCTTCGGCGACGATGCCGAGGACGTTCGCCGCCGCTTCCGCAATCTGCGTCGCCGCTGGCTGCCGGGTTTTGCGCTGGTATGCCGGGATGATTTGCTGCAGGCACGTCTCGATCAACTACGGGTATCCGCGCCAGAGATTTCGGCGCTGGATGCCCTGCTCGATCTTTCACGCTTCAACTGGCAACCGGTTCGATCCGACTCCGCATCCAACGATGCCCCCACCACCTCAACCGCGAAGGTCGAGTGGAAACCCGAGCCACGACCCGGCTGGATCGTCCCGATCCCGGTCGGCTTCGGCGCATTGTCCGAGCTGTTGCCCGCGGGAGAAGTGCAACGCGCCCGCGACCGCGACACCCCGTTCAGGTTCGTCGAAAGCCTGTACTCCATCGGCCAATGGATCAGCCCGCACCGGCTGGACAACGCCGATCAATTGCTCTGGTACGCCAGCACCGACGTGGCTGCCGGCCTGTACCGCTGCCGCAACGACTTCGCACCCCTGCAATCTGCCTGAACCCTGTATTGAACCCACATCACCAGGAAACCAGACCATGACACTCAAGACCGCTTCAGTACTCGCCTTCGAACGCAAACTCGATCCGTCCGACGCCCTGTTCTACGCAGGCACCTGGGATCAGCGTGACATCGCTGAGGGCTGGCACGCCGTATCGATCAGCGAGAAGTCCGTACGCGGCACCATTTCCAACCGGCTGAAAGCCAAGGACCAGGACCCCGCCAAGCTCGATGCCGCAATAGAGAATCCCAACCTGCAGAAGGTGGACGTCGCCGCCCTGCCCAGCAGCGCAGACACGCTGAAAGTCGTATTCACGCTGCGCGTGCTTGGCGGCACCGGCAAACCCTCTGCCTGCAACGACGCCGACTACCTGAGCAAGCTGCTCAACACCGTCAGCAGTTATGTCGACACCCAGGGCTTCAGCGAACTTGGTCGCCGCTATGCCTGCAACCTTGCCAACGGCCGCTTCCTGTGGCGCAACCGCATCGGTGCGGAACAGGTGGAGGTTCGCGTTGCTCACTTGGTGAGCGGTGCGCCACAGGAGACTTGGACTTTTGACGCTTTGGCGCTTTCGCTGCGCAGTTTCGATGTCCCCTCAGAAGCTGCAGATGCGCTAGACGGCCTCGCGAGCCTGATCACAGGCGGGCTGGCAGGGCAGCAACATGTGCTCCTGCAGGTCACAGCCTTCGTCCGTATTGGCGCGGGACAGGAAGTGTTCCCATCGCAGGAACTCATCCTCGACCGCGGCCGTGGCGACAAGAGCAAGACGCTCTACCAGGTCAACAAAATTGCCGGCATCCACTCGCAGAAGATTGGCAACGCTCTGCGCACCATCGACACCTGGTACGAAGGCGCTGACGAACTGGGACCCATCGCTGTGGAACCGTACGGTTCCGTCACCACCCAAGGCAAGGCCTACCGCCAACCCAAGCAAAAGCTCGACTTCTACAACCTGCTCGACAGCTGGATCATCAAGGATCAGGCACCGGCGGTGGAGCAGCAACACTTCGTCATCGCCACTTTGGTACGTGGCGGAGTCTTTGGCGAGGCGGGCTGAGCATGGACCACTACATCGACATCAAACTCCTGCCCGACCCCGAGTTCTCGGCCCCCATGCTAATGAACGCGCTGTTTGCCAAACTGCATCGTGGCCTGGTTGATCATGGAGGTGGCGACATCGGCGTCAGCTTTCCGGAAGTTGGTGGCAAGACCTTGGCGCTGGGCAGCCAGTTGCGTTTGCACGGAAACTCCACAAGTCTGGGTCTGCTCATGCAGAACGGATGGACACAAGGTATGCGCGACCACATTACGCTCATCGAGCCACGTCCCATTCCAACAACTGTTCAGCATCGCGTCGTACGCAGAGTGCAGGCCAAAAGCAATCCCGATCGACTGCGCCGCCGGCTGATGTCCCGTAAAAGCATTGGTGCCGAGGAAGCCCTGACAGCCATTCCAGACTCAAGCGCGAAACGCCTGACGCTTCCCTACGTGGAGATGTCCAGTCGCAGCACAGGTCAGCGTTTCCGACTATTCATCGAACACCTGGCACCGCAGCCCGAGCCAGTTGCCGGTGGCTTCGGAACTTACGGCCTAAGCGACATTGCGACGGTCCCCTGGTTCTAGCCCCCTTTTTTTGATGCCACCTAAGGCCTTATTAAAAACAGTCACTTAGCCCTAAGGTTCGTTTTTAGGTAATCGGGCGCGTTTGCGCCCGATTTCTTTAACAATTAGTATCTTAGCGCGTCGTTGCTCTACGTCACTGCCGGACAGGCAGCTCAGAAAATCATCATTTTGTTGCCGATGGTCGTCGTAT from Parazoarcus communis encodes the following:
- the csy2 gene encoding type I-F CRISPR-associated protein Csy2, with translation MNNLPHSDGLLILPRVRVQSANAISSPLTHGFPAMTAFFGLMWALARKLEARDLPLAFDSVGVICHDFDEQVTEGGYVKAFRLTRNPVDKDGGSAAIVEEGRMHMEITLIFGVSGGFVELDEKDHEAIAQTVAHQLAGMRIAGGSVLPSQDWRSRPALLRFGDDAEDVRRRFRNLRRRWLPGFALVCRDDLLQARLDQLRVSAPEISALDALLDLSRFNWQPVRSDSASNDAPTTSTAKVEWKPEPRPGWIVPIPVGFGALSELLPAGEVQRARDRDTPFRFVESLYSIGQWISPHRLDNADQLLWYASTDVAAGLYRCRNDFAPLQSA
- the csy3 gene encoding type I-F CRISPR-associated protein Csy3, whose product is MTLKTASVLAFERKLDPSDALFYAGTWDQRDIAEGWHAVSISEKSVRGTISNRLKAKDQDPAKLDAAIENPNLQKVDVAALPSSADTLKVVFTLRVLGGTGKPSACNDADYLSKLLNTVSSYVDTQGFSELGRRYACNLANGRFLWRNRIGAEQVEVRVAHLVSGAPQETWTFDALALSLRSFDVPSEAADALDGLASLITGGLAGQQHVLLQVTAFVRIGAGQEVFPSQELILDRGRGDKSKTLYQVNKIAGIHSQKIGNALRTIDTWYEGADELGPIAVEPYGSVTTQGKAYRQPKQKLDFYNLLDSWIIKDQAPAVEQQHFVIATLVRGGVFGEAG
- the cas6f gene encoding type I-F CRISPR-associated endoribonuclease Cas6/Csy4, with the translated sequence MDHYIDIKLLPDPEFSAPMLMNALFAKLHRGLVDHGGGDIGVSFPEVGGKTLALGSQLRLHGNSTSLGLLMQNGWTQGMRDHITLIEPRPIPTTVQHRVVRRVQAKSNPDRLRRRLMSRKSIGAEEALTAIPDSSAKRLTLPYVEMSSRSTGQRFRLFIEHLAPQPEPVAGGFGTYGLSDIATVPWF